The genomic DNA CGCCAGAGTGATCCGGTCGAGGCGAAACGGGGAGACCGTGGTGTACCAGCCACCACCGTGCATCCGCGCGACGACGTCCAGCCGGCTCGCGTCGACATGCCCGCGATGTTCCTCGATGACGACGTCGTCGCGGACATGCGCGTAGGAAACGGCGCCGACCACCATATTTCGGCCCTGCCCCAGGGGTACCGTTTGAGTGAAGTTGCACTCCAACGCCACTGGGCTCGCCGCGATCCGGGGTGGCGCCACGGCATGCGACGCCACCGTTTCCAGACCGGCCTCGCCGATTTCGTCGACGCCCGCGTCGAAGTCGATTGCGGTGATGTTCATGGCATCGAGCAGTTCGGCGGTCACGAGATTGATCACGAATTCACCTGTGGCGGCGATGTTCCGGGCAGTGTCCTTCGGTGCGCCATCCCGGTTGCCGATGCCGAGGACCACCACCGGCGGCGTTCCGGACATGAGATTGAAGAACGAGAACGGCGCGGCGTTGACGCGGCCGGCGGCGTCAACAGTGGTGACCCAGGCGATCGGACGCGGGACGATCAGCGACGACAGTAGGTTGTACCGCGGCTTCACGTCCATGGCGTCGATGTCGAACAGCATGTCGGTCTCCTGGCCTTTCTCGTAATCCCTTGGTGCCCAACCGGACTTGCTACCGCTGACTCTTGCGGCACCGGCAGTGGCCGATCTGATGGATCTCCACCAGGTTGTTCGCCGGGTCGCGCAGGAAGAGCTGCTTGAGCTCAGGGGCCGCGACGTTGTCGAGCACGAAATAGTCCACGCCCAAACGGTTCAGCTCCATCTCGGCTTCGGCGACGTCGTCCACCGCGAGGGCGATGTGGTTCTCGACAGGATCCTTGCCGGGCCCCTGGCTGTAGGGCGACGGCCCGTCGCTCCCCAGCAGATGAATCTGGACGTCGCTCGGGATATCCAGGAAGTAGCCGTGGATGCCCGGGATGTGCCACCGGCCGCCGTCCTGGGTCAGGTTCAGCACATCGCGGTAGTAGTCCTTGGCCTCGTCGGCCTTGGCACTACCCATGCCGAGGCCGATGTGGTGCAGTTCGCGGATCTGGACAGCCATCAGGTTAACTCCATATCAGTTTTAGTATGCCTGCCTTACTATCAGGCAGGCGTAACTATGCCCCTACTGAAGTCACGGTGTCAAGGTCGGGCGTCACCCACCAACGCAAAAACCCCCAAATCCCTTGGGATTTGGGGGTTTTTGTTGACGCTGGAAGGTCAGCTCTCCAGCGAGGCCGGCGGCAGGAAGCGGTCGCCGTACTTGGCGGCCAGTTCCTTGGCACGGGCCACGAAGGCCTCCTTGCCGACGCCGAGCTCGCCCTGGTAACCGACGATGAACTGCGCCGAACCACCGGTGTACGGCGGGAAGCCGATACCCATGATCGAGCCGATGTTCGCGTCCGCGGTCGAGGTCAGCACGCCCTCGTCGAGGCACTTCTGCGTCTCGAGCGCCTCAGCGAACAGCATGCGGTCGATCATGTCCTGCAGCGGCAGTTCGGTCGTACCCGAGTTGAAGGCTTCCTTCAGCCCCGGCCACAGCTGGGTGCGCTTGCCGTCGACGTACTCGTAGAAGCCCGCGCCCTTCAGACGCGACGGGCGACCGAGCTCGATCATCTTCTCGACGACAGCCTCGGCCGGGTGCGCGACGTGGGTGCCACCGGCAGCCTCGACGCCTTCCTTGGTGGCGACAGCGATCTTGTGCATGAGCTCCAGGTTGAGCTCATCCGAAAGCTGCAGCGGCGCAGCCGGGTAACCGGCCTGCGAACCGGCCTGCTCGATGGAGGCGGGCGCAACGCCCTCGCCCAGCATGGCCAGCGCCTCGTTGACGAAGGTGCCGATCACGCGCGAGGTGAAGAAGCCACGGCTGTCGTTGACGACGATCGGGGTCTTCTTGATGGCCAGGGTGTAGTCGAACACCCGGGCCAGCGCCTCGTCAGAGGTCTTCTCGCCCTTGATGATCTCGACCAGCGGCATCTTGTCGACAGGCGAGAAGAAGTGGATACCGATGAAGTCCTCCTGGCGCTTCACGCCGGTCGCCAGACCGGTGATCGGCAGCGTGGAGGTGTTCGAGCCGAGCAGCGCGTTGGGCTCGACGATGTCCTCGATCTCCTGGAACACCTTGTGCTTGAGTTCCTGGTTCTCGAACACGGCCTCGATGACGAAGTCGACGCCCTTGAGGTCCTGCGGATCGGCCGTCGGGGTGATCCGGGCCAGCAGCGCGTCGGACTTCTCCTGCGTGGTCTTGCCACGCTCGAGGGCCTTCGCCTCGATCTTCTCGGAGTAGTTCTTGCCCTTGTCGGCAGCTTCCTGCGTGACGTCCTTGAGGACAACCTCGTAGCCGGCCTTGGCCGAGACGTAGGCGATACCGGCGCCCATCATGCCCGCGCCCAGCACACCGATCTTCTTGATGTCCTGCTTGGCGATGCCCTCGGGACGCGAGGCGCCACCGTTGATGGCCTGCAGGTCCAGGAAGAACGCCTGGATCATGTTCTTCGCGGTCTGGCCGGTGACCAGGCTGGTGAAGTAGCGGCTCTCGATGCGCGACGCGGTGTCGAAGTCGACCTGCGCACCCTCGACGGCGGCATCCAGGATGGCGCGCGGCGCGGGCATCGGGGCGCCCTTGAGCTGCTTCTTCAGCAGTGCCGGGAACGACGGCAGGATGCCGGCCAGGCCCGGGCTCGACGGAGTGCCACCGGGCATCTTGTAGCCCTTGACGTCCCACGGCTGCACGCCACCCTCGGGGTTGGCCTTGATCCACGCCTTGGCGGCCGGGATCAGTTCCTCGACGGTGTCGACGAGCTCGTCGACCAGGCCGGTGGCCTGCGCCTTGGCCGGGGTGAAGCGGGTGCCCTGGCTCAGGACCTCCATGAAGGCCTTCTGGATGCCGAACATGCGCACGGTGCGGGCGACGCCGCCACCGCCGGGCAGCAGGCCCAGGGTGACCTCGGGCAGGCCGATCTGGCTGCCGCGGACGTCGGCCGCGATGCGGTGATGGCACGCGAGGGCGATCTCCAGGCCACCGCCGAGGGCGGCGCCGTTGATGGCGGCGACGACGGGCTTGCCCAGGGTCTCCAGGGCGCGCAGGTCGGCCTTGATGTCCTCGACCATGGCGAACGCCTCGCCGGCGTCGTCGGGGCCGATCTGCATCATGCCCTTGAGGTCACCGCCGGCGAAGAAGGTCTTCTTCGCGCTGGTGATGACGACACCGGTGATGGAGTCCTTCTCGGCAAGCAGGCTCTGCACCGCGTAGTGCATCGACTCCTTGTAGTGCTCGTTCATCACGTTGGCCGAACCCGTGGGGTCGTCCATGGTGAGGGTGACGATGCCGTCGGCATCCTTGTCCCACTGAATTGTCTTCTCAGCCATGTTCTTTCAATCTCCCTAGACGCGCTCGATGATGGTGGCCACGCCCATGCCGCCGCCGATACACAGCGTGACCAGCGCACGCTTCGCACCGCGGCGCTCGAGCTCGTCGACCATGGTTCCGGTGATCATGGCGCCGGTGGCGCCCAGCGGGTGGCCCATCGCGATGGCGCCACCGTTGACGTTCAGCTTCTCGTCCGGGATGTTCAGGTCCTTCTGGAACTTCAGGACGACCGAGGCGAAGGCCTCGTTGATCTCGAACAGGTCGATGTCGTCGACCGTCAGGCCGGCGCGGTCCAGCACCTTCTTGGTGGCCGGGGTCGGGCCGGTCAGCATGATGACCGGGTCGGCACCGCTGGTGGCGGTGGCCACGATGCGGGCGCGCGGGGTCAGGTTCTGCGACTTGCCGGCGGCCTCGCTACCGATCAGCACCAGCGCGGCGCCGTCGACGATGCCCGAGCTGTTGCCACCGTGGTGGACGTGGTCGATCTTCTCGACGTAGTGGTACTTCTGCAGCGCCACGTCGTCGAAGCCGCCCATGGCGCCCAGGCCCGCGAACGCCGAGTTCAGCTTGGCCAGGCTCTCCAGGGTGGTGCCCGGACGCATGTGCTCGTCGTGGTCCAGGATGGTCAGGCCGTTCTGGTCCTTGACCGGGATGACCGACTTGGCGAAGTAACCGCCCGACCACGCTGCGGCGGCCTTCTCCTGCGAGCGCACGGCGTAGGCGTCGACGTCCTCGCGCGAGAAGCCCTCGATGGTGGCGATCAGGTCGGCGCCGATGCCCTGCGGGACGAAGCCGATGCGGTAGTTGGTCTCGGGGTCACCGGCCCACGCGCCGCCGTCCGAACCCATCGGGACGCGGCTCATGGACTCGACACCACCGGCGTACACCAGGTCGTCCCAGCCGGAACGGACCTTCTGGGCCGCCAGGTTCACGGCCTCCAGTCCGGAAGCGCAGAAACGGTTGAGCTGGAAACCACCGGTGGTCTCGGGCAGCTTGGCCACGAGCGCGGCGGTGCGGGCGATGTCGCCGCCCTGGTCACCGACGGGCGAGACGACGCCCATGATGACGTCGCTGATCAGGTTCTCGTCCAGATCGGGATTGCGACGACGCATTTCGTCGATCAGGCCGACGATCAGGTTGACCGGCTTGACCTCGTTCAGTGCACCGTTGCGCTGCTTGCCACGGGGCGTGCGAATGGCCTCATAGATGAAGGCTTCTTCGGACATGTGTTTGCTCCAGGTCCTATTGAGATGGGGTTGTGGGTGCATCCACCGGCAGGTAGACGGTCCCCTGCCCGGAAGCGTAACAGGCCCTCCCAACCAGGTGGTTGGGAGGGTGCGGCCCATCACTCGCGAGCGGCCGCGTCTGTACGGCAACACGCCGTCTGCGGCGTGCAATATGCGCACGCTCGCGGGCCACGAAGGTGCGTTGAACTGGTAATTCTTCCGATTCGGCCGGCGTCGACCGGTACGCCCGCGCCAGTTCAGGGCCAGGTCTGTCACCGGGCGTCGACGCAAACCAGCGCCCGAACAGCGCCCTCAGTGCAGAGTCAACGCCGGCGCCGACCGGAACTCGTCGACCCTGAAACCAGGGCGCATTTGTGCGAGTAGGTACCGCCCAGATTGCAGAGTCAACGCCGGCGCCGACCGGAAACTCATTGACTCTGAAACCAGGGCGCATTTGTGCGAGAAGGTACCGCCCAGATTGCAGAGTCAACGCCGGCGCCGACCGGAATCCCGTTCACCCTGAAACCACGGCGAACTTTCGCGAGTAGAGAGCGCCCAGATTGCAGAGTCAACGCCGGCGCCGACCGGAAACTCGTTCACCCTGGAACCACGGCGAACTTTCGCGAGAAGGTACCGCCCAGGTTGCAGAGTCAACGCCACCGCCGACCGGGAACCCGTTGACCCTCATATGGGGGTAACCCTGTCAAGTGGCAGGGCGAAGCGGCGGCCGTAACCGTCGTTAGGGCCGCCGCTTCGTTGTTGCCAGCACGCACCCGTTCGGTTGGTGCGGCGTGTCGATGGTGTGGGTCGACGCGAGGGGGTCAAGTCTCATATGCGCGGGTTGGTTACCGCAGGACGGGACTTTCGGCAGAAGTGGACGCAAGTCTGAAAAGTACGAGCGTCAACCACAATTGCATAGCAATCATGTTGCGCAGCAATATGATTGGCTCAACAGGGTCATCGCGTGTCACTGGTGTCTTTCGCGTGCCGTGCACCATGATCGGGTGCGTGCTGGACGTGTTATCCGGCGATGGGCTTTAGTCGAGCACCGCCAGCGACCAGCACCAGGCGGCCAGCTCCCGGGCCACCGCTGCGTTGGCGATCACCGGCCGCTTCTTACGCTGATCGAAGCCCATCCACCGCTTGTGCAACCGCTGGTTGCCTTCGTGGCCCCGCGCCCGCGCCGCCGGGCTGGCCGCATCCCAGCGCCGACGCAACGTCACCCCGGGCCGGTAGGGCTTGCGGTGCTGCCAGGCCGCCTCGATCAGCAGCCGGCGCACATGGGTGTTGCCGGTGCGGGTGATCCCGCCCTGGCTGCGGCTGGCGCCTGAGGAGTATTCGGTGGGCACCAGGCCCAGGTAGTTGCCGATCGACCGGCCCGTCAAGCGGTGCCAGTCCCCGATCTCGGTGGCCATCCCGAATGCGGTCAGCGTGGAGATGCCCCGCAGGCATCCGAGCCGGGTGATCACCGGGGTGAACTCACAATCGGCGGCCATCGCCGCGATCGCGTCATCGAAGCGGTCCCGGCGGGCGGCGGCCACCAGCACCGCGTCGAACGCCTCATCGAAGGTGGTCTGCAGCGCCGGACGATCGAAGTGCTGTTGCCGAAGCCATATCCGGTGGTCACCGGTCCACGGGTGTCCGCCGTAATAGACGATGCCGCGGCGCAGCAACAGGTGCGTCAACCGGTGCTGGGCGGCCATCAAATCCCCACGACAGTCATCGCGGGCCCGCACCAGATCCCGGGCCGCTTCCTGACCCAGGCTCGGGACCGTCACCTCGACAATCTCGCCCAGATGCAGCAACCGGGCCAGATGACGGGCATCACGGGCATCGGTTTTGACCCGATCCCCGCTGGGGCGCACCAACTTTGACGGTGCCGCGACCACACACTCCACGCCGGCCGCGAGAAGAAACCGGGCCAGGGCATACCCGGTCGGGCCGGCCTCGTACACCACCTTCACCGGGCCCGGCAACGAAGCTATCCAGGCGGCGACCTCCCCGGGATCAGGGGTCAACCGCCGCTCACACAACTCACCGGTCTCGCTATCGAATCCACACCCGAACACCGATCGTGCGTGCACATCCAAACCAACACTCGTACGCTGACGTAACACTGGGGCCTCCCACATGGTTGTGGCTCTGCCGACCAGGACCACCCTGTCGGTAACCCACGTTCACATGCGAGCGAGGCCCCAGTCCCCCATACCGTCTGAAACCAGGGCGCATTTGTGCGAGAACACCGCGCCCTCACCACAGAGTCAACGCCGGCGACTGATCAACACCGGAGTCAACGCCTGAGTCAGGCGACGGCCTTCACGAACTCCGCGACCTCACCGACCGCACGACGGGCGTCGGGGTTCGAGAAGGCGAAGGCCTGGAAGACGTGGACGGCGCGGTCGAAGACCTGCAGCCGCACCGGCACTCCCGCTGCCGCGAGCCGCTCGGCCAGCAGCTCCGAGTCGGGGCGCAGCGCCTCTTCCGAACCCACCTGCAGCAGGAACGGGCCGAGGCCGCGCAGGTCGGCGTCGACGGGCGACGGGGTCGCCTCGCGCCCGCCGTTACGCAGCAGGAAGACCTCGTTGATCATCCGAAGGAAGTCGACCGGGAACATGGCGTCCGGAACGCGTGCGGCTGCTTCGTATTTCGGCGTCATGTTGCTGTCGGTGGCGGCGGACAGGAGCACACAGCCGGCGGGCGGCGCCATGCCCAGATCGCGCACGGTGACGGCTGTCATGGCCGCGATGAAGCCGCCGGCCGAATCGCCGGCCAACACGATGTTCTCGGGTTTCACGCCCTGCGCCAGCACGTAGCGGTAGGCGTCGACGCCGTCCTCGACCGCGTCCTCGACGAGGTTGCGCGGGCACAGCCGATACCCCACGCTCAGGGCCCGCGCGCGGCTGTCGCGGGCGATGTGGCTGACGAGTGGCCGGTGGCTGTTGATGCCGAGCGCGATGAACGCCGAGCCGTGGAAGTAGATGATGACGCGGCCGTCGACCGGCGGGGTGGTCTCGTTCCAGACCCATTCGGCCGGGCAGTTCGGCAGCTCGATCTTTTCGGTGCGCGATCCACGCACTGCGGGCATCCAGTTCGTCACCCGCTCGGAGCCGTCGTACGCGCGGCCCAGCAGGACCTGCGGGAATCGCGTGTTGATGGCCAGCATGAGCTTGGTCAGCAGGTACAGCAGCGGCTTCACAGCCCGCAGCAGGTAGGACTCGGCGACCGAGTGCCAGTTGGCCTTACCCATCCATTCCGGGCCCGCGTAGGTGACGGGCTCGGGCACAGAGTTATCGGCGGGATCGTCGATCCGTTCGGCACTGGTCATCGGGACTCCTTTTGCGACGTTGCAGTGCCAACACTAGATCAGCTAACCAAAACCGGCTCAGGCTCGACGTGCTGAGATCGAGTCAGCACGGCACGATAGGCAGGTGTCGGACCCCCACCATCGCATCCCGGCAGATGCCCTCGAGCGCATCGACACCCTGTTGTCCCGCGTCGACGCCGACCTCGCGGCACGGTTCCCGGGTGACGGCCCCGCCGCCCAGCCGATTCACACCGTCTATGTCAGCGCCGCTGACGCGACGCCCGATACTCCCGCGCAGTGGGGGCAGGCGGCGCTCGAGCTGCTGGACCGACACCCGGAGGTCTTCGCCGAACTGGGCGACCCGACCACGGTGGCGTTGGTGCGCGACCAGCTCACCGCCGCGCCGATAGCCGACCTGCGGCTGGATTTCGAGGACGGCTACGGCCACCGCGGTGACGACGTGGAGGACGACGACGCAGCGCGGGCCGCGGTGACACTGCCCGCACTCGGGTTGAGCCACAGCGGGATTCGGATCAAGGGGCTGACCACCGCCGAGCGCCGTCGCGCCCTGCGCACCCTCGAATTGGTACTCGACGCCGGCGCCATCGACGGATTCGTCTTCACGGTGCCCAAACTGCGTGCGGCAGAACAGGTCACGGCGGCGGTCTGGCTGTGCGAGGCGTTGGAGGCCGCACACGGCCTGGCCGATCACACGCTGCGCTTCGAGCTGCAGATCGAGAGCCCGCAGGCGGTCCTGGGCCCCGACGGCACCGCGACCCTCGCCCGCGCGATCCACCTGGCCGACGGTCGATGCAGCGGATTGCATTACGGCACCTACGATTACAGCGCCGCCTGCGGTATCGCGCCGCAGCATCAGGCACTCGATCACCCGGTGGCCGACCACGCCAAGTCGGTGATGCAGGCCGCCGCCGCGCAGACCGGC from Mycolicibacterium phocaicum includes the following:
- a CDS encoding flavin reductase family protein; the protein is MLFDIDAMDVKPRYNLLSSLIVPRPIAWVTTVDAAGRVNAAPFSFFNLMSGTPPVVVLGIGNRDGAPKDTARNIAATGEFVINLVTAELLDAMNITAIDFDAGVDEIGEAGLETVASHAVAPPRIAASPVALECNFTQTVPLGQGRNMVVGAVSYAHVRDDVVIEEHRGHVDASRLDVVARMHGGGWYTTVSPFRLDRITLADSRSQSSAGATGALT
- a CDS encoding VOC family protein, whose protein sequence is MAVQIRELHHIGLGMGSAKADEAKDYYRDVLNLTQDGGRWHIPGIHGYFLDIPSDVQIHLLGSDGPSPYSQGPGKDPVENHIALAVDDVAEAEMELNRLGVDYFVLDNVAAPELKQLFLRDPANNLVEIHQIGHCRCRKSQR
- a CDS encoding 3-hydroxyacyl-CoA dehydrogenase NAD-binding domain-containing protein, with the translated sequence MAEKTIQWDKDADGIVTLTMDDPTGSANVMNEHYKESMHYAVQSLLAEKDSITGVVITSAKKTFFAGGDLKGMMQIGPDDAGEAFAMVEDIKADLRALETLGKPVVAAINGAALGGGLEIALACHHRIAADVRGSQIGLPEVTLGLLPGGGGVARTVRMFGIQKAFMEVLSQGTRFTPAKAQATGLVDELVDTVEELIPAAKAWIKANPEGGVQPWDVKGYKMPGGTPSSPGLAGILPSFPALLKKQLKGAPMPAPRAILDAAVEGAQVDFDTASRIESRYFTSLVTGQTAKNMIQAFFLDLQAINGGASRPEGIAKQDIKKIGVLGAGMMGAGIAYVSAKAGYEVVLKDVTQEAADKGKNYSEKIEAKALERGKTTQEKSDALLARITPTADPQDLKGVDFVIEAVFENQELKHKVFQEIEDIVEPNALLGSNTSTLPITGLATGVKRQEDFIGIHFFSPVDKMPLVEIIKGEKTSDEALARVFDYTLAIKKTPIVVNDSRGFFTSRVIGTFVNEALAMLGEGVAPASIEQAGSQAGYPAAPLQLSDELNLELMHKIAVATKEGVEAAGGTHVAHPAEAVVEKMIELGRPSRLKGAGFYEYVDGKRTQLWPGLKEAFNSGTTELPLQDMIDRMLFAEALETQKCLDEGVLTSTADANIGSIMGIGFPPYTGGSAQFIVGYQGELGVGKEAFVARAKELAAKYGDRFLPPASLES
- a CDS encoding acetyl-CoA C-acetyltransferase, which translates into the protein MSEEAFIYEAIRTPRGKQRNGALNEVKPVNLIVGLIDEMRRRNPDLDENLISDVIMGVVSPVGDQGGDIARTAALVAKLPETTGGFQLNRFCASGLEAVNLAAQKVRSGWDDLVYAGGVESMSRVPMGSDGGAWAGDPETNYRIGFVPQGIGADLIATIEGFSREDVDAYAVRSQEKAAAAWSGGYFAKSVIPVKDQNGLTILDHDEHMRPGTTLESLAKLNSAFAGLGAMGGFDDVALQKYHYVEKIDHVHHGGNSSGIVDGAALVLIGSEAAGKSQNLTPRARIVATATSGADPVIMLTGPTPATKKVLDRAGLTVDDIDLFEINEAFASVVLKFQKDLNIPDEKLNVNGGAIAMGHPLGATGAMITGTMVDELERRGAKRALVTLCIGGGMGVATIIERV
- a CDS encoding IS110 family RNA-guided transposase → MLRQRTSVGLDVHARSVFGCGFDSETGELCERRLTPDPGEVAAWIASLPGPVKVVYEAGPTGYALARFLLAAGVECVVAAPSKLVRPSGDRVKTDARDARHLARLLHLGEIVEVTVPSLGQEAARDLVRARDDCRGDLMAAQHRLTHLLLRRGIVYYGGHPWTGDHRIWLRQQHFDRPALQTTFDEAFDAVLVAAARRDRFDDAIAAMAADCEFTPVITRLGCLRGISTLTAFGMATEIGDWHRLTGRSIGNYLGLVPTEYSSGASRSQGGITRTGNTHVRRLLIEAAWQHRKPYRPGVTLRRRWDAASPAARARGHEGNQRLHKRWMGFDQRKKRPVIANAAVARELAAWCWSLAVLD
- a CDS encoding alpha/beta hydrolase; this translates as MTSAERIDDPADNSVPEPVTYAGPEWMGKANWHSVAESYLLRAVKPLLYLLTKLMLAINTRFPQVLLGRAYDGSERVTNWMPAVRGSRTEKIELPNCPAEWVWNETTPPVDGRVIIYFHGSAFIALGINSHRPLVSHIARDSRARALSVGYRLCPRNLVEDAVEDGVDAYRYVLAQGVKPENIVLAGDSAGGFIAAMTAVTVRDLGMAPPAGCVLLSAATDSNMTPKYEAAARVPDAMFPVDFLRMINEVFLLRNGGREATPSPVDADLRGLGPFLLQVGSEEALRPDSELLAERLAAAGVPVRLQVFDRAVHVFQAFAFSNPDARRAVGEVAEFVKAVA
- a CDS encoding DUF6986 family protein, with protein sequence MSDPHHRIPADALERIDTLLSRVDADLAARFPGDGPAAQPIHTVYVSAADATPDTPAQWGQAALELLDRHPEVFAELGDPTTVALVRDQLTAAPIADLRLDFEDGYGHRGDDVEDDDAARAAVTLPALGLSHSGIRIKGLTTAERRRALRTLELVLDAGAIDGFVFTVPKLRAAEQVTAAVWLCEALEAAHGLADHTLRFELQIESPQAVLGPDGTATLARAIHLADGRCSGLHYGTYDYSAACGIAPQHQALDHPVADHAKSVMQAAAAQTGVWIADGSTQVAPVGTEDQVVQAIRRHHRLVIRSLERGFYQGWDMHPGHLVTRWLATFTFFRAAMAAAAPRLQAYLDRTGGPIVDEPATAEALAAVVLRGLDCGAFGAEDVLDVAPGATIDVLRNLKNRKLS